The following are from one region of the Cytobacillus firmus genome:
- the leuD gene encoding 3-isopropylmalate dehydratase small subunit, with the protein MSGFKTLQGKAAAMDRANVDTDQIIPKQFLKRIEKTGFGQYLFYDWRYTKEGLPNPEFELNKTENQGASILIANENFGCGSSREHAPWALGDYGFKVIIAPSFADIFHQNCLKNGLLPITLPAETVEYLLERSQNQPYDLKVDLQNGIVEDEYNFSASFTINEYWKKMLINGWDEIEITLQLESSISSFEEKQFAVQ; encoded by the coding sequence ATGAGCGGATTCAAAACACTTCAGGGGAAAGCAGCTGCAATGGATAGAGCCAATGTGGATACTGATCAGATCATTCCCAAGCAATTTCTAAAAAGAATTGAGAAAACAGGATTTGGACAATATCTTTTTTATGACTGGAGATATACGAAAGAAGGGCTGCCTAACCCGGAGTTTGAGCTGAATAAGACTGAAAATCAGGGTGCTTCCATCCTCATTGCAAATGAAAATTTCGGCTGCGGATCTTCCCGGGAGCATGCGCCATGGGCTTTAGGGGATTATGGATTCAAAGTAATTATTGCCCCTTCGTTTGCGGACATCTTCCATCAAAATTGCTTAAAAAATGGACTTCTGCCAATCACTCTGCCGGCAGAAACGGTCGAATATTTGCTCGAACGATCCCAAAACCAGCCGTATGATCTGAAGGTTGATTTGCAGAATGGAATAGTTGAAGATGAATATAATTTTTCAGCATCATTCACAATTAATGAATACTGGAAAAAAATGCTGATAAACGGCTGGGATGAAATAGAGATTACTCTTCAATTGGAAAGCAGCATTTCAAGTTTCGAAGAAAAACAGTTTGCGGTGCAGTAG
- a CDS encoding tetratricopeptide repeat protein yields MGKREQKKQKNKIILFPGLEKRLLEKGLESFQQKRYKESIRFFEEALDMEPENTDVHIGLVLAYYEAGALEKAKELANKMLQTGIGDYIQVMDLYLMILVQLHQYREIAATIEVLLEEREIPKEKFEHFSRMLEFSRKMAASPSETEIEAPDLEEFNSRKLNLFSYQDQHEQMQIAAQLAEHNIRPYLEDIKAYLEAEDGNPFFKTMLLNVLSEHGYEKYVTIRKFDKSLRVNPAELPPVHQQPMLLKIVNKLENQLEQEDPVLFENTKSIAQRHFFLLYPHEAPPENAVSWAAAYHMLSNEYHGLNSSISKLGDIYDAPEEEIEEALAFIRKIEEISYPNI; encoded by the coding sequence ATGGGAAAGCGGGAACAGAAAAAACAAAAAAATAAAATCATTCTATTTCCCGGCCTTGAAAAACGGCTGCTGGAAAAGGGACTTGAGTCCTTTCAGCAGAAAAGGTATAAAGAATCAATCCGGTTCTTTGAAGAAGCGTTGGATATGGAGCCTGAGAATACGGATGTTCATATTGGGCTCGTTTTGGCATATTATGAAGCCGGAGCTTTGGAAAAGGCAAAAGAACTGGCCAATAAAATGCTCCAGACAGGCATTGGGGATTACATACAAGTAATGGATCTTTATTTAATGATCCTTGTGCAGCTGCATCAATACAGGGAGATTGCAGCAACGATCGAGGTTTTGCTTGAAGAAAGGGAGATCCCGAAGGAGAAATTTGAGCATTTTAGCAGAATGCTTGAGTTCAGCAGAAAAATGGCTGCTTCACCTTCTGAAACTGAGATCGAAGCACCCGATCTGGAGGAATTTAACAGTAGGAAACTCAATCTGTTTTCTTACCAGGATCAGCATGAACAAATGCAGATTGCTGCACAGCTGGCAGAACATAACATCAGGCCTTATCTCGAAGATATTAAAGCCTATTTGGAAGCGGAGGATGGAAATCCTTTTTTTAAAACGATGCTGTTAAATGTACTTTCTGAGCATGGGTATGAAAAATATGTAACGATTCGGAAGTTTGATAAGAGCCTGCGGGTAAATCCTGCTGAACTGCCACCTGTTCATCAGCAGCCCATGCTGTTAAAGATAGTCAATAAACTGGAGAATCAGCTCGAACAGGAAGATCCGGTACTATTTGAAAATACAAAGAGCATTGCACAAAGACACTTCTTCCTGCTTTATCCGCATGAAGCCCCGCCGGAGAATGCTGTGTCCTGGGCTGCGGCATACCATATGCTTTCAAATGAGTATCATGGCTTAAACAGTTCGATAAGCAAGCTTGGTGATATTTATGATGCTCCTGAAGAGGAAATTGAAGAGGCTCTTGCCTTTATAAGAAAGATAGAAGAAATTTCTTATCCCAATATTTAG
- the tig gene encoding trigger factor → MSAKYEKLEGNRGVLTIEVDAEKVTEGLDAAFKKVVKQVNVPGFRKGKMPRGMFEKRFGVESLYQDAVDYLLPEAYANAIDETGIEPVDRPEIDVEQIEKGKSLIFKATVTVKPEVKLGEYKGLEVKPLETSVTEEDVNNELTSLQERQAELAVKEEGKAENGDTVVMDFEGFVDGEAFEGGKAENYSLELGSGQFIPGFEEQLIGTAAGESKDVEVSFPEEYHAAELAGKPATFKVTLHEIKTKQLPELDDEFAKDADEEVETLDALKEKIKTRLEESKKHEAEHHVRDTVVEAAAANAEMEIPAAMVDTEVNRMMQEFEQRLQMQGMNLELYFQFSGQDEAALREQMKEEAEKRVRVNLTLEAIAKAENIEVSDEEVSEELNKMTEMYNMSAEQITQALGSLEGLKADLQIKKAVDFLVENSKTVA, encoded by the coding sequence ATGTCTGCTAAATATGAAAAGTTAGAAGGGAACCGCGGGGTTCTTACAATTGAAGTAGATGCAGAGAAAGTAACCGAAGGTTTAGACGCTGCATTCAAAAAAGTAGTTAAGCAAGTAAACGTACCGGGATTCCGTAAAGGAAAAATGCCTCGCGGAATGTTTGAAAAGCGTTTCGGAGTTGAATCTTTATACCAGGATGCAGTGGATTATCTTCTTCCGGAAGCATATGCTAATGCAATTGATGAAACTGGCATTGAGCCTGTTGATCGCCCTGAAATCGATGTTGAGCAAATCGAAAAAGGCAAAAGCCTTATCTTCAAAGCTACAGTAACTGTTAAGCCTGAAGTAAAGCTTGGCGAATACAAAGGCCTTGAAGTTAAACCGCTTGAAACAAGCGTTACAGAAGAAGATGTTAACAATGAGTTAACTTCCCTTCAGGAAAGACAAGCTGAGCTGGCTGTTAAAGAAGAAGGCAAAGCGGAGAACGGCGATACAGTTGTTATGGACTTTGAAGGATTCGTTGATGGTGAAGCTTTCGAAGGCGGAAAAGCTGAGAACTACTCTTTAGAACTTGGTTCAGGACAATTCATCCCTGGATTTGAAGAGCAGCTGATTGGTACTGCTGCTGGAGAATCTAAGGATGTCGAAGTTTCTTTCCCAGAGGAATACCACGCAGCTGAGCTAGCTGGTAAGCCTGCAACTTTCAAAGTAACTTTACATGAAATCAAAACAAAACAGCTTCCTGAGCTGGATGATGAGTTTGCTAAAGATGCAGACGAAGAAGTTGAAACTTTGGATGCATTAAAAGAAAAAATTAAAACTCGCTTAGAAGAAAGCAAAAAGCATGAAGCTGAGCACCATGTCCGCGACACTGTTGTTGAAGCAGCAGCTGCTAATGCAGAAATGGAAATCCCGGCTGCAATGGTTGATACTGAAGTTAACCGCATGATGCAGGAGTTCGAACAGCGTCTTCAAATGCAAGGCATGAACCTTGAACTATACTTCCAGTTCTCCGGACAGGATGAAGCAGCTTTACGCGAGCAAATGAAAGAGGAAGCTGAAAAGCGCGTTCGCGTTAACCTGACTCTTGAAGCAATAGCAAAAGCTGAAAACATCGAAGTAAGCGATGAAGAAGTTTCAGAAGAACTGAACAAAATGACAGAAATGTACAACATGTCTGCTGAGCAGATCACACAAGCTCTTGGAAGCCTTGAAGGCCTAAAAGCAGATCTTCAAATTAAAAAAGCAGTAGATTTCCTTGTGGAAAATAGCAAGACTGTTGCATAA